In one window of Anaerobacillus alkaliphilus DNA:
- a CDS encoding HepT-like ribonuclease domain-containing protein has product MRDMMIHGYFSINYRIFGDVVQNKIPILKQ; this is encoded by the coding sequence ATGAGAGATATGATGATTCATGGATATTTCTCTATAAATTATCGTATTTTTGGGGATGTTGTCCAAAACAAAATACCAATATTAAAACAGTAG
- a CDS encoding DUF86 domain-containing protein: protein MYTAAVKIETYTAGLSFDDFIENDLVSDAVIKNILVIGEATKNFLIN, encoded by the coding sequence ATTTACACTGCTGCAGTAAAAATTGAAACATATACAGCTGGACTTTCGTTTGATGATTTTATAGAAAATGATTTAGTTTCTGATGCGGTAATAAAAAACATATTAGTGATCGGAGAGGCAACAAAAAACTTCCTGATCAATTAA
- a CDS encoding GNAT family N-acetyltransferase has translation MNIAEEIIISPLKDELIEDINKTNDYFKVFGKVVPSFQSGKWSFEEKLFDETETKEIRFPDDKLDWSLYINREDKALFLAYKNNHCIGQIRIIKDWNRFCYIENIATKKEFRGYGIGKLLLTQAEEWAKQRKLIGMSLEAQDDNLGACKFYVKQGFILGGVDTLKQSYNPNIETTLYWYKLFT, from the coding sequence ATGAATATTGCAGAGGAAATCATAATTTCTCCATTAAAGGATGAATTAATTGAGGACATTAATAAAACAAATGATTATTTTAAAGTGTTTGGTAAGGTTGTACCTAGTTTTCAATCAGGAAAATGGTCATTTGAAGAGAAGTTATTTGATGAAACTGAAACTAAAGAAATTCGTTTCCCAGATGATAAACTTGATTGGAGCCTTTATATAAACCGTGAAGATAAAGCTCTATTTTTAGCTTATAAGAATAATCATTGCATTGGGCAAATTAGAATAATTAAGGATTGGAATCGCTTCTGTTATATTGAAAATATCGCTACAAAAAAAGAGTTTAGAGGATATGGAATCGGGAAGTTGCTCTTAACTCAAGCGGAAGAGTGGGCAAAACAAAGAAAACTTATCGGAATGTCTCTAGAGGCTCAAGATGATAATCTTGGAGCGTGCAAGTTTTATGTGAAACAAGGATTTATACTAGGTGGAGTTGACACATTGAAGCAGTCATATAATCCAAATATAGAAACCACTTTGTATTGGTATAAGTTATTCACGTAA
- a CDS encoding nucleotidyltransferase family protein, translated as MLSQQEILEELSKNLKEWKDKYGVKRIALFGSYTREEQTETSDIDLLVEFKENAMTFDNYMDLKFALEDIFQKQVDLVIFDDIKPALKPIIIRSAKYAEGA; from the coding sequence ATGTTATCGCAACAAGAAATTCTTGAGGAGCTTTCGAAAAATTTGAAAGAATGGAAAGATAAATATGGAGTGAAACGTATCGCATTATTTGGCTCATATACTCGTGAAGAGCAAACGGAAACAAGTGATATCGATCTATTAGTCGAATTTAAAGAAAATGCGATGACGTTTGATAACTATATGGATTTAAAATTTGCACTTGAAGATATTTTTCAAAAACAAGTAGATTTGGTTATTTTCGATGATATAAAGCCCGCACTTAAACCAATTATTATTAGGAGTGCTAAGTATGCAGAGGGAGCCTAA